TCACCCAGCCTGCTGGCGGGGTAGTTATTGCTCCTGTGGTCGCAGGCCAAGCCATGGTGGGTTACGTTAGAGTTTGGCCGCTCTCTCCCCAAGGGCTTATTACCGAAAACGACACTCGCTTTAGGGAGTCGAGCATCATTGCGATGGGCATCGCTGCGTTGATATCGGTAGGCGCCGCATCGCTTGCGGGGATGGGCTTCGCCATGACATTCGTGCGCCCTATCGACAGGATCATTGAGACCGCTGACGCCCTGCGCTCGGGCAACGAGGCCGCGCGCACCGGACTCTACGCGGATGACACTATCGGGGTTCTCGGCAGGACGCTCGACGACATGGCCGATGCGATTCAGGCCGACAGGAACCTGGAGCGACGACTTACTGCTGATGTCGCCCACGAGCTGCGGACTCCCCTTCAGGCGATACAGGCGACCGTCGAGGCTATGCAAGATGGCGTATATCCGGTGGATTGCGAGCATCTGGAGATCGTTCGCAACGAGACAGTGAGGCTGTCTCGGCTTGCCAGTGGCATACTCGAGCTGACCAGGCTTGAGTGCGGGAGCATGCAGATGAACCTGGTTAGACTCGATCCCGCCGATGTCGTAAGAGAGGCGGTAGACACCTACTCGATACTTTTCGAAGTAGCCGATATAAGGGTCGATGTGTTGATGGCGCAAGGACTTGCCATCAAGGCCGACAAGGACCGCTTGGTGCAGGCAGTAGGCAATCTGCTCTCGAACGCCGCGAGGTACGCTTCTGCCGGAAGTCGGGTCACGGTCACGCTTCGCTCCGAGGGAGGAAGCGTCGTGATCGAAGTCGCTGACACGGGGATCGGAATCGCCGAGAAAGACCTGGGGCAGGTTTTCTCCCGCTTCTGGAGGGCTGATGGAGCGCGTGATCGCGAGAGCGGGGGACTCGGAATCGGTCTTGCCATCGTCAAGGAGATAGTCGACCGCCACTCCGGTAACGTCAGTGTGACTTCAAAAGTTGGCGAAGGCTCGGTTTTCACCATCAAGATACCACTGGCTTCGTGATAAACAGGCCAAAGTAGTGGTATCTTTGCCTTACTCCACGGGCTTTCCGGAAGTTAGGACGGAATCTTATGGCGACCGATTTCCAGTTGGTAAACAACATGCTTATTATCGGCGGTACTGTATTATTCGTGGGCATTGTGTTTCAAGTGCTTGTTGGCAAGCGAGTAATCAAGTTTCAGGGCAAGGCGCACATGAAGGTTCACCGTTTGGTTGGTTATCTTCTGGTCGTCGGCGCCGTCGCGCACGGATCACTTGCGATTATTAGCAGAGTCGGCTGAGCAGAAGCCAGAAAGCGAGGACTTGTCGGTCATGCGGGACCTTCGTTCGGAGATTCGTCCGGATTTCCAGGGTAAGGTCAGGGACATCTACGACGTCGGGGACCACTTGTTGATGGTGGCAAGCGATCGAATCAGCGTTTTTGACGTGGTGTTCCCGGAGGCCGTCCCATATAAAGGTCAGGTTTTGACGGGATTGTCGCTCTACTGGTTCGAGGTTTTGGGCGATGTCGTTGGCAATCACTTCATCTCGGCGGACGTAGCCGATCTTCCCTCGCGGTTTACTCCATACGCCGATTACCTGCGCGGTCGCTTCATGTTGGTGAAAAAGGCCAGCGTCTTTCCCGTAGAGTGCATTGTGCGCGGCTATCTGGCCGGTTCGGGCTGGAGCGAGTATGTTCGCACCGGCGCGGTGTGCGGCATCGAGCTGCAACCGGGGCTTGAAGAGTCGGCCCGCCTGGAGGCCCCGATCTTCACTCCCACTACCAAGGCGAAAATCGGTCAACACGACGAAAACATAAGCTATGATCGCATGGTTGATATCATCGGCAATCAAAATGCCGAGGAGATCAGACGTCTCTCGCTTGCCCTCTACGCGGCCGCGCACGAACACGCCGTTGGAAAAGGGGTTATTATTGCTGACACAAAGTTCGAATTTGGGGTCGTAGACGGTCACATCGTTTTGGTCGATGAAGCGCTGACGCCGGATTCGAGCAGGTTTTGGCCTGCCGATGAGTACATGCCAGGCCGGATGCAGGCTAGCTTTGACAAGCAGTATGTAAGGGACTGGCTCGATAGTGCAGGCTGGGATCGGCAATCAGAACCGCCGCCGCTTCCGCAAGAAGTCATCCTCGGCACCTCGGAGCGGTACATTCAGGCGTACGAGCTCATAACGGGTCGCGAGTTCGCCAAAGAAAGGGATCGATAGAGCAGATGGCTCGAAGGAGCGCAACCAATCAAAGGTACCAAAAGGACGCAGGCGGCAGCACTCGCAAGAGCGCCGCTAGCGCCAAACCCAAGCGCGGGGCCGGTGAGTCCGTGGCCTCGGCGGCGAAGAAGAAGACCCGCCGAAAGGACCGGCCTAAGCTTCAGCTGAATCCCGACACTCCGGAGTTCAAGTACTGGCGCAAGATATGGATGGGACTGCTTCTCTCGGCGGTTGTGACGTCGATTGGCGCTTTTGCGCTTAGGGAGTCTCCGCCTTGGGGTAACATCTCGCTGGTCATAGCATACGCATGTTTGTTCGGGGCGTTTTTCGTCGACATGGTGAAGATCCGCAAGATCCGCAAGGAGTGGCGAACCGCTCAAAAAAAGGAAAGCGACAGCAAGACCTCGAAAGGCAAGGGGTGAATATGGCGCGTCATGATATTTTCGTGACTTACAAAGACGGCATCTTCGATCCGGCCGGCGCCGCCGCCAAGCGGGCG
The Actinomycetota bacterium DNA segment above includes these coding regions:
- a CDS encoding phosphoribosylaminoimidazolesuccinocarboxamide synthase, which gives rise to MRDLRSEIRPDFQGKVRDIYDVGDHLLMVASDRISVFDVVFPEAVPYKGQVLTGLSLYWFEVLGDVVGNHFISADVADLPSRFTPYADYLRGRFMLVKKASVFPVECIVRGYLAGSGWSEYVRTGAVCGIELQPGLEESARLEAPIFTPTTKAKIGQHDENISYDRMVDIIGNQNAEEIRRLSLALYAAAHEHAVGKGVIIADTKFEFGVVDGHIVLVDEALTPDSSRFWPADEYMPGRMQASFDKQYVRDWLDSAGWDRQSEPPPLPQEVILGTSERYIQAYELITGREFAKERDR
- a CDS encoding HAMP domain-containing histidine kinase; translated protein: MRAVFAHKMQKNGKRYTSLTMRFAFAAAAVAALTMALAATILYFTWAQQFDAYIREGLQHTASGAATMLSHSYEANGGWTAQSFMRLPRYGILSGLGLQVIDSNGNIIYDDSFATGATSHIIGSPAGVTQPAGGVVIAPVVAGQAMVGYVRVWPLSPQGLITENDTRFRESSIIAMGIAALISVGAASLAGMGFAMTFVRPIDRIIETADALRSGNEAARTGLYADDTIGVLGRTLDDMADAIQADRNLERRLTADVAHELRTPLQAIQATVEAMQDGVYPVDCEHLEIVRNETVRLSRLASGILELTRLECGSMQMNLVRLDPADVVREAVDTYSILFEVADIRVDVLMAQGLAIKADKDRLVQAVGNLLSNAARYASAGSRVTVTLRSEGGSVVIEVADTGIGIAEKDLGQVFSRFWRADGARDRESGGLGIGLAIVKEIVDRHSGNVSVTSKVGEGSVFTIKIPLAS